One Lycium barbarum isolate Lr01 chromosome 5, ASM1917538v2, whole genome shotgun sequence genomic window carries:
- the LOC132639312 gene encoding protein FAR1-RELATED SEQUENCE 5-like yields the protein MSTFEKANNAESDEVLLEDIRAEDENEQKNQEEVSEDVIIELEGKMKNHIVKDEKEAYILYCEYAHSKGFSVRKDKQYYFQGSEVVREKRSVCYRHGEKDERLRKSIKVSCNHIDTRSKCPAMIIFKRQIPNSLFMVDRFIEEHNHEMASPKKRHLLKSARSITKAKKLVIENMVNAGIKPTATYSYLAEEAGGVDVSGYSKKDCFNFINQLMKFKAEAGDAQSVVNEFNNRQASESLFY from the coding sequence ATGTCAACTTTTGAGAAGGCAAATAATGCTGAGAGTGACGAAGTATTATTAGAAGATATTAGAGCGGAAGATGAGAATGAGCAAAAAAATCAAGAGGAAGTTTCAGAAGATGTCATAATTGAATTAGAAGGGAAAATGAAAAATCACATTGTTAAAGACGAGAAAGAGGCTTATATTTTATATTGTGAATATGCACATTCCAAAGGTTTCAGTGTACGGAAGGATAAGCAATATTATTTTCAAGGTAGCGAAGTGGTTAGGGAAAAACGTTCCGTATGCTATAGGCATGGGGAAAAAGATGAAAGGCTAAGAAAATCCATTAAGGTGTCTTGCAATCATATTGACACGCGATCAAAATGTCCTGCAATGATAATCTTTAAGCGTCAAATTCCTAATAGTCTTTTCATGGTGGATAGATTTATAGAAGAACATAACCATGAGATGGCTTCACCGAAAAAGAGACATTTGCTAAAATCAGCTCGTTCTATAACTAAAGCCAAAAAGCTAGTTATTGAAAACATGGTTAATGCTGGTATAAAGCCAACTGCAACCTATTCTTACCTGGCAGAAGAAGCTGGAGGGGTTGATGTTTCAGGCTATTCAAAGAAAGATTGTTTTAATTTTATAAACCAGTTGATGAAATTTAAGGCGGAAGCTGGGGATGCTCAAagtgttgttaatgaatttaatAATAGACAAGCGAGTGAAAGTCTCTTTTATTAG